The stretch of DNA CCCGCCCGAAGCCCCTGGCTGCCGCGTCCAAGTCGCGCTCAATGACCACGCCCGTCCCGTCCTCCAGCACCTGCGCGTAGGGAGCGTCCGGCTGCACCCAGCTCAGCCCGAAGGCGTGCAGCGGCCATTCCCGGAAGGCGGGCGAGGCGTATCCCAGCGGGTGAATCGCGCTGCCCACGTCGTGCAGGTAGCCGGGCCGGGTCAGTTCGGCGCTGCTCAGGCCCCCGCCGGGCACGGGGTGGCGCTCCAGCACCCGCACCCGCAGCCCTGCGCGGGCCAGGGTGACGGCGGCAGCCAGCCCGTTGGGGCCAGCGCCGACGACGAGGGCGTCGAGGGGGGGCACCCGGTTACTGTGACACGGCCGGGGGCCAGGGTTGCCCTGCTACCCTGCCCCCGTGACCCGCCTGCCGCCCGCTCCGCCCGCTGTGCCGGATAGGGTGGCCGTGCTGGTCCGTGCCCTGACGACCGACCCCCCCGAGATCGCGGCTCCCGACGTGCCTGCCCTGCTCGCGGCGGGGCTGGCGGGCGAGGTGCGCTCGCGGCTTTCGCCGGGGCATCCGCTGCGCGAGGCCCTGCGGGGCGGGCACCTCGCGCTCGGAGCGCGGCACGCGGCCATCCGCGCCGAGCTGCGGCCCCTGCTGGCTGCCTGGGCGCGGGACGGGACGGCGCCGCTGCTGTTCAAGGGCTTCGCGCTCGCGGAATTCGTCTACGCCACGCCCGGCGAGCGCTTCTACGGCGACGTGGACGTGCTGCTTCCGGAGGACCCGGGGGTGCTCACCCGCGCGGTTCACGTGGCCCTCGCGCACGGTTGGCGCAGCGACGGATTGCATGCGCTGCCGGAGCGCTGGACGCACGAGGCGGCGCACCTGTACAGCCCCAGCGGGCGGGTCCGGCTCGAACTGCACCGGGCGGTGGTGCCTGGCGACCCCGCCCTGGCCCGGCGCCTGACCCAGGCGGTCTGGACGGCGAGCCGGGAGCAAAACTGGGAGGGGGTGCCGGTGCGCCTCCCGGCCCCGGCCGACGCCCTGATCGTGGGGCTGGCCCTCAGCCGCGTGTGGGGCGATGGGGGACACCTCAAACCTGCTGACTACGCCGACACGCGGCGTCTGCTCGCGGAGTCGGGCCTGAATCAGGCCGAACTGGAAGTCCGTGCCCGCGAGTTGGGGGTCACGCACACCTGGGCGGCCTTCCGGGAGGCGTGCTGGCCCCCGGAAGGCCACCTCCGGCTGGGGGCAGACCCGGCCCCGCGCCGGGAGGTGACCCGGCGTGACGGGCAGCGGCCACGGGCAGCCCTCTGGGGGGCTCGCGCCACGCTGCTGCGCCGCCGTGCCCGCTGGATGCTCCGGCTGCTCCCCGACGCGCTCGCGGCTTTCCTCGCCGTGCGGGCGGGGGGCGACCCGCGCCGTCCATTGGCCCGCTGGACTCCCGCTGTGCCTCCTACGCCACTCCCGCTCGACACCCTGAGCGACGTGGTGGGCGCCGCCGCCTGGCTGACCCGGCTGCTCTACCCCCGGCAGTCGCGGGTGGGCACCTGCGTGCCCCGCGCGTACACGACCTACCGGGCGCTGCGGCGGCTGGGACACCCGGCGGTCTTTGTGAGCGGGGTGGCCCGCGTGGGCGGCGGGGTGCAGGGCCACGCCTGGGTCGAGGACCACCGGGGCGGCCTCGACGCCTACGGGGAGCCGCTCAACCGCGTGCGGTTCCGCGAAAGTTTCAGCTTTCCGGCAGGCTGAGAGGCTGCAGAGCCTGCCGCGTGGCCTCCAGCACGTTCTCCCGGGTCACCCCCCGGATGGGCAGCCGCTCCAGCAGCGCCGCCACCCCCGCCGCGCCCCGGCGCCTCCCCAGGGCGGAGAGGGGGACCCCGGTCGCCTCCCACAGCGCCCGGACGCGTTCGGGGGCGCTGGGCTGGGGCGGCAGGCCGAACACCAGCAGCGCCGCGAGCGGGACCTCGGCTCCCGGCGAGGTCAGCGGCAGCCGCAGCTTGCCGTAGGCGTCGAGGCCCTCGGCGCGGGCCAGCCACTCCGGGGCGAAGCGCCGCACCCCTTCTTCCGACGAGCGCAGCCAGCGGTCCAGACCGACGGCCCGGCCGGTTTCCGGCCACACCCAGCTCTGGTCCTCGGCGGCCAGGCGGCCCCCCGCGTGTGCCCAGCGCAGGGCCGCCGTGCTTTTGCCTGCCCCACTCGGTCCGCTCAGGGCGACCCCGCGCTCCTCCTGCCCAGGTGCGGGGGTCAGCACCGCCGCGTGCAGCGCCAGCCACCCGCCCGCCCGGTGCGCCTCGGCCAGGGCCAGTGTCCAGGCGGCCTCGGGCACGTCCCGGCCGTCACTTGCCACCGTGATCTCGGTGCCCCCGTCCCAGACCCGCAGGTGCAGTGCTGGCCCGATCCAGACCTCGTCGCCCTGCGCCCGCACCCGCAGGTCATTCGGCAGACCGGGGGTGTCCTGTCCCTGGAGTGGGCTGGGGGGCACTGTCCCCCTTCGCAGGACAATGGAGCGGCGGACCTTCCCAGAGGCGGGGTGACCCCAGCGGCCACGCAGCGCCCCGGCCACGGCGGGTGCCAGTTCCCCGGTTACCACCCACGCGTCCAGACTGGCCCAGGCGCTCACCGTGGCCGGACGAGCCCGCGCCCGGCCAGCTCCGAGAGCAGGCTCCGCAAGTCGGCCTCGGCACGGTCCGTCTCCACGTCGTAAAGGGCGGTGACAGCGTTCGTGAGGTGGGCCACGCTGCCCGGCAGGGCCAGCCACGCCGCGCGGCCCGGCCCGTTCACGCTGAACATCTCGCCCCGTGCGGGATGCAGCAACACCAGCTCGTCGCCCAGGTCGGTCGCCAGCACGTCGGGCTGCGCTTCCCAGCAGTCGGTCCCCGTCATGCCCGGCAGGGTAGCGCAGGGCGCGGAAGCACCCAGGCGGGGGGAAGCCTGTTTAAAATCTGACATCCAACCTCTATAGTCCTCTCATCCAGCGAGACCCAGCCTTCCACCCCCGGCCACGTCCGGAGCCCTGCGGTGGCAGGCTTTCAAGGAGAACGGTGAACACGACCCCCCACACCCCCGCCCCGGCCGAGCGGGCCACCCCCACTGCGGCGGCGCGTGCCCCCTACACCCCGCCCCGCGTGCAGGACCTCGGTCCCTGGCAGGCCGTGACCCTGGCCTACTCGGTGCCGGGCGGCCCCGGCGGGCTGCTGAATCCCGGCGGCTCTGCGGATTCCGGCCCCTTCTGACCCCCACCCCTTCCCAGGAGACTCCATGACCCGACCCTCCCCCCGAACCCTGTCCAAACGCCTGCTGCTCGCGGGCCTGCTCTCCCTGGCCGCCTGCGGTCAGGCCCCCCAGGGCAGCCTGCCCCCGAACGCTCCCGCCGCGCCGAGCGCCCCCGCGCGCCCGGCCCTGAAAAGCCTCGGCGTCTTCGAGCTGAGCGTGACCGGGGCGACGACCGCCGCCCCCACTGCCACCGTGCGGCCTGCCGCCGGGCTGAGCGCCCAGGCGACCGAGGTCGGGGGCCTGTCCTTTGAGCCGGTGTCCTTTGGCACCTTTACGGACGAGGCCGCCCGCGTGCGTTACCTTCGCGCCACCTTTCGGGTGAAGAACGGGTCGGGTGGGCCACTGACTCTTCCCACCTACGTTCCCATCGATACCGACGGCGCCAACGCGACCGTGGGAGCCACACCTTTCCGGGAGGTGCGCTACTTCGACGGCTCGGACGCCTCCGACCGCGCGGACGACCTGCGGGTGGACACGGCCCGGCGCGTGAACTCGGGGACCGGGCAGATCGAGGCCGATCCCGAGGCGACTCCGCTGGTCAGCAACCTGGATACCGGTGACGTGCAGGGGGTAGGCCTCAACGCAGGCGAGCAACTGGCTGGGATCGCCCACGAGGGCTGGCAGGCTGGCCCGGTGGCGGCTGACGGCACCCAGATCGTCACCTTTTCCACCCGCGTCCCGCTGGCACCCACCCCGGCGCGTGATCCTTTTGCCTTCAAGATTGTCTTCACCGTGCTGGACAACCCCGGCACCCGCACCCTGACGAATATCGCCGCCGTTCAGGGCGTGACCGCTGCGGGTGACGCCGCCAGCCCGCTGAACGGTCAGACCGTGACGGTCGAGGGCGTGGTGACCCAGGTGACCCCCGGCCTGAGCGGCTTCTTTCTTCAGGAGGAGGGACTGGACGCCGACCGCAACGCAGCGACGAGCGACGGTGTCTTCGTGTACTGCAATACGGACTGCCCGGCCCTGAGCGTGGGCGAGCGTGTGCGCGTCGTGGGCAACGTGAGCGAGGCGTTTGGCACCACCCAGATCAGCGCGGGGACGGCGGCGATCACCCGCCTGAACGTGACGCTGGCCCTCCCTGCCGCCCAGCCCCTCACGCTGCCGCTGGACTTCACGGCCCGCGAGCGCTACGAGGGCATGCGCGTGAGCAGCAGCGGCGTGGTCACCAACAACTTCACCCTGGGCCGGGGCAGCAGCTTCGACATCGCCGACGCCCGCGTCTACAACTACGCGCAGCTCAACGCGCCCAGCGTGCAGGGCTACGCGGCGTACCAGGCGGAATTCAAAAACCGCTACATCCGCATCGACGACGGCAGCCGGATCAACAACCCCGAGACGGTGTTCGCCCGTGGCGGGCAGCCCCTCAGCGCGGGCAATACCCTGCGCGGCGGCGACACGGCCACCGTGACCGGCGTCCTGACCTACAGCAACGACGGCTGGACTGGCAGCGGCAGCCTCGACACGTACCGCATTCAGGCGTCGTCGGTAAATGTGCAGCCTGCCAACCCCCGCCTGGAAACCCCGGAGGCGGTGGGCGGTACCCTGCGCGTGGGCTCGATGAATGTGCTGAACTACTTCACCACTCTGGTGAACAGCAATGCGGGCTGTACGCCGAATGGGGTGGGGGGCAGCGCCGCACGCGGAGCCAACAACTGCACCGAGTTCGAGCGCCAGCGCGACAAGATCGTCGCGGCCATCACCAAGATGGACCCGGCGGTGCTGGGTCTGCTGGAGATTCAGAACGACTTCGACAAGGGGGCCAGCAGCTCGGTCGCCAACCTCGTGACGGCGTTGAACGCGGTAGCGGGACCGAACACCTATGCCTACGTCAACCCCGGCAACAAGGTGGGCACGGACGCCATCTCGGTCGCCATGATCTACCAGCCCGCCCGCGTGACCCCGGTGGGCCGTCTGGCGATCCTTGACCGCACGGTGGACCCC from Deinococcus sp. HSC-46F16 encodes:
- a CDS encoding ExeM/NucH family extracellular endonuclease, which codes for MTRPSPRTLSKRLLLAGLLSLAACGQAPQGSLPPNAPAAPSAPARPALKSLGVFELSVTGATTAAPTATVRPAAGLSAQATEVGGLSFEPVSFGTFTDEAARVRYLRATFRVKNGSGGPLTLPTYVPIDTDGANATVGATPFREVRYFDGSDASDRADDLRVDTARRVNSGTGQIEADPEATPLVSNLDTGDVQGVGLNAGEQLAGIAHEGWQAGPVAADGTQIVTFSTRVPLAPTPARDPFAFKIVFTVLDNPGTRTLTNIAAVQGVTAAGDAASPLNGQTVTVEGVVTQVTPGLSGFFLQEEGLDADRNAATSDGVFVYCNTDCPALSVGERVRVVGNVSEAFGTTQISAGTAAITRLNVTLALPAAQPLTLPLDFTARERYEGMRVSSSGVVTNNFTLGRGSSFDIADARVYNYAQLNAPSVQGYAAYQAEFKNRYIRIDDGSRINNPETVFARGGQPLSAGNTLRGGDTATVTGVLTYSNDGWTGSGSLDTYRIQASSVNVQPANPRLETPEAVGGTLRVGSMNVLNYFTTLVNSNAGCTPNGVGGSAARGANNCTEFERQRDKIVAAITKMDPAVLGLLEIQNDFDKGASSSVANLVTALNAVAGPNTYAYVNPGNKVGTDAISVAMIYQPARVTPVGRLAILDRTVDPRFIDTCNRPTWAQTFQGNDNGGRFTAVMAHLKSKGSACDALGDTDRGDGQGNAYRAREQAASAIVDWLKTNPTGLTETDHLIMGDLNAYAMETAVQNLVAGGYTNLFPNTAYSYQFDGQWGSLDHALASGSLFGQVTGQTKWHINADEPTVLDYNTEFKSAAQLSNFYAPTPFRSSDHDPVLVGLSLTAQTPVAPPAPVASVALTPDTANLTASVGGASVTQSFTATGTNTTGPLTVTVTPQGTAPTIVSAPATVTSGAAFDVTVNAPAGTAPGTYTYAVKAEGSGASDTSTLTVTVQGAASGPAFGSLVISQVYGGGGNNSAPYRSDFVELFNRGTQSVSLSGLSLQYTSATGSFTGTPFALPAATLQPGQYYLVKMADGANTAAPALSPDASGTFAMSGTAGKIALVNNADAITGAADADVIDFVGFGGANEREGAAATPAPSNTASIFRKLNGCQDTNQNGNDFVTGAPAPRNSASPLNVCN
- a CDS encoding PqqD family protein yields the protein MTGTDCWEAQPDVLATDLGDELVLLHPARGEMFSVNGPGRAAWLALPGSVAHLTNAVTALYDVETDRAEADLRSLLSELAGRGLVRPR
- a CDS encoding lasso peptide biosynthesis B2 protein; its protein translation is MTRLPPAPPAVPDRVAVLVRALTTDPPEIAAPDVPALLAAGLAGEVRSRLSPGHPLREALRGGHLALGARHAAIRAELRPLLAAWARDGTAPLLFKGFALAEFVYATPGERFYGDVDVLLPEDPGVLTRAVHVALAHGWRSDGLHALPERWTHEAAHLYSPSGRVRLELHRAVVPGDPALARRLTQAVWTASREQNWEGVPVRLPAPADALIVGLALSRVWGDGGHLKPADYADTRRLLAESGLNQAELEVRARELGVTHTWAAFREACWPPEGHLRLGADPAPRREVTRRDGQRPRAALWGARATLLRRRARWMLRLLPDALAAFLAVRAGGDPRRPLARWTPAVPPTPLPLDTLSDVVGAAAWLTRLLYPRQSRVGTCVPRAYTTYRALRRLGHPAVFVSGVARVGGGVQGHAWVEDHRGGLDAYGEPLNRVRFRESFSFPAG